The Nostoc sp. 'Peltigera membranacea cyanobiont' N6 genome contains the following window.
ATCAGACTTTAGTTTTCGTCTCAATTCAATATAAAATCTAAAACTTAAAATCCAAAATCAACATGGCAGACCTAACTCCTAATTCTAGTTTTAGTTTGACACTGCGCTTGCAGATTCCCAATCGTGTGGGAATGTTAGCGTCGATAACCCAGGCGATCGCAGCTACTGGCGGTAATCTCGGTCAAATCGATCTAATCGAGCAAACCCGCAAAGAATCCACCCGCGATATTACTGTAGATGCTGCTAGTACCGAACATGCTGAAACCATTGTGCAAGCAGTGAAAGCATTGCCAGACATCAAGTTACTCAGTGTTTACGATCGCACCTTTAATTTGCATCGCGGTGGCAAAATCAGCATTACTAGCAGAATTCCTCTGAAGAGTGTATCCGATCTAGCAATGGCTTATACGCCCGGAGTCGGTCGAATTTGTACGGCGATCGCTCAAGATCCAGAAGAAGTTTACAAGTTAACCATCAAACAAAACACTGTTGCCATTGTTACCGATGGTAGTGCCGTTTTAGGATTGGGAAATCTCGGCCCAGCTGCTGCTCTCCCAGTCATGGAAGGCAAAGCAATGCTATTCAAGGAATTTGCGGGGTTAGATGCTTTTCCCATCTGTCTGGCCACCCAAGATACAGAAGAGATTATCCAGACAGTTAAGAATATCGCGCCAGTTTTTGGGGGTGTGAATTTAGAGGATATCGCTGCACCTCGCTGCTTTGAAATTGAAAAGAGATTGCGCGATGAGTTAGATATCCCCGTTTTTCATGACGATCAGCACGGTACAGCCATTGTCACCTTAGCAGCATTGTTTAATTCTCTAAAACTGGTACATAAGACAATGGCAGAAATCCGCATCGTGATTAACGGTGCTGGGGCGGCGGGAATAGCGATCGCTCGCTTACTCCGTAAAGCTGGGGCAGAAAAAATCTGGATGTGCGACTCTAAAGGGATTATCTCTAATAGTCGCACCGATTTGACAGAAGAAAAACTCGAATTTGCCGTGAAAGCTCAAGGTACGTTAGCGGGTGCAATGCAAGGTGCAGATGTGTTTATTGGTGTTAGCGCACCGGGAGTTTTGACACCAGAAATGGTGCAATCGATGGCGAAAGACCCGATTGTGTTTGCAATGGCAAATCCCATTCCAGAGATTCAACCAGAATTAATCAGCAAAGATGTTGCTGTTATCGCTACCGGTCGCAGTGATTATCCGAATCAAATCAATAACGTCCTAGCTTTTCCTGGGGTATTCCGTGGGGCTTTAGATTGTCGGGCAAAGACGATTACGACCACAATGTATTTAGAAGCGGCAAATGCGATCGCTTCTTTAGTCAAGCCTTCAGATTTGGATCGGGAGCATATTATTCCTTCAGTCTTTGATGAGCGAGTAGCCAAAGCTGTTGCTGCTGCTGTGCAACAAGCAGCGCGTCAAGAAGGTATCGCTCGGAATTAAGTAAATTCATTACTCTTGTGGGATGGGTGTCTCGCTCGTCCCAAAGCACATTCTTCCATAAGGAAATTGCTAAAACTAGCAAACCATTTTGGGTAGTCTCGATCGTTTTATGATTTCGGTTGTACAGCTGTTGGCTATCTCAATACTATTCGGTTAAGGCAGGAGACGCGATAAATCGCCGTCTCTACAAAAGACTGATTATTGTAGAGACGGCGATTCATCGCGTCTTTACGATCTAGAATTTCCATCAAAAAACATTAACTGAACCGTATTGCAGGCTATCTATTCAACACTAAATCCTAACATTGTTTCTAACTTGCCTTCTTCGTAGCGTCTCGCACAGAAGGCATCGCTCATCATGAATATGTCAGATTAAGGAATGGCGAAAAACTCGTCCCCATTTGGTGATTGGATTATATAAATAAAGCAATATCATCTAAAACCCACCATTTTGTCAGCTGTTTGCAATGAAGTATCAAGCTGGGGACGAGTTTTTACAACAACTGCCGCTAATTTTGGCGGGGCCAATTCTAAAACATACTGAACCAGAGTCAGTGACAGTATGGGTGGCTCTAAAACAGTCTTGTCAAGTAGAACTCAAGGTTTATGAAACTATAAATGATGGTGAAGCGCTAGGAAATTGTTTATTAGAGGGAGAACGCTCTACCTTTGCTCTGGGTAAAAATCTTCATGTAGTTGCAATAACGGCTCGATCTCAGGTTGGATGTCGCCTAACTAGCGATCGCCTCTATGCTTATGACCTCCAGTTTACTATTGCAGACCAAACCCGGCAAATGCAACAAGCATTATGCTCAAACTCTTTACCTAAAGTCAGCATCAGCTACTTCGATCATCAAAAACCAACCTTTGTTTTGCCGCCAAACCGTCTGCAAGATTTGCAAATTGTCCATGCTTCCTGCCGTAAACCTCATGGTCATGGGTTTGATGCACTGCCGATTCTTGATAGTTTAATTGAGGCTTCAGCCAATCAACCCCAACATCGTCCTCACCAGCTATTCATGACTGGAGATCAAATTTACGGCGACGATGTAGCAGATCCGTCATTGTGGGTTGCTACTACTCTTGGTGATGCCCTCTTGGGTTGGGAAGAACAACTTCCGGTGAATGGAGTTTACTGCACTCCCCAGCAACTCCCCCCTGGAGAACGGACTGATGTGGCGACAAATCAAGCTGGTTTGACCGCAGGATTACATAATAAATCGGAGAAAGTTAACAGTCATCTTTTCAGCCTGGGTGAATATTACGCTACTTATTTACTCGCTTGGTCGCCAGTGTGCTGGCCAGGCGCATTTCCCAAAGGACACCAAGTAACGCGCGATCGCCATGCTATCAAAGATTGGAATAAAGCAGTCTGGCATTTACGCCAATTTATCTACACCCTTTGGAAAGTGCGTCGCGCCCTTGCCAATATCCCGATGTACACTATCTTTGATGACCATGATGTTAGTGATGACTGGAACTTAAACCAAGCTTGGTGTTTGCGGGTGTTAGGTCGTCCCCTGGGGCGAAGAATAGTCCAAAATGCTTTGTTAGCTTACACGGTGTTTCAAGGATGGGGCAATACACCAGGGCAATTTGCAAAGGGTAAAGCCGGTGAAAAGTTGTTGAAGGCAGCACAAGCTTGGTCAGCATCCCTTGGGATGGATGCAAAGGCTGATGAAGCGATCGCTCGTTATGTCGGGATGCCAGCCAACGATCCCGCTACAGGCTTACCTATTTTAGTCCGAGACGGTTCGGTATTCATTCTGGATCGAGATCCTGAAGCACTGACTTGGCACTATATAGTCAGGAGCGATTGCCATGAAGTAATTGTGCTGGATACACGTACTTGGCGGGGTTATCCAGCCGATCAAAAACCAATCGCACCGCCAATGCTGTTGTGTCCGCAAGCCTTTGAGCAACAACTAGTTTTACCTTTACAACAAGTAGCTGAAGAAACTCAGATTCAAAATACATTTGTGATTGCACCCACGAATGTATTTGGAATGCAAGTCGTTGATTGGATTCACCATTGGAACTTAAAACAAGAGAAAGTTTTTTCAACTGATGTTGGAGATGCTTGGAACATTAATATGGAGGCACTGGCGAAATTTCTAACCACCTTGTTTGAAGAACGTCAACAAATAGTTATTCTCTCTGGAGATATTCACTACAGTTCTGTTGCTCACTTGTCTTATACACGCACCCATTCCAACTTGCAGTCTGTCTTAGTGCAGTTAACCGCTAGTGCGTTGAAGAATGAAGAAACTTTGACGCGGCTGATTCATACACGATTGAAAGATTGGCTGCTACCAGAAAAGATGCGACATTGGATAGGGCAGAGCAACCCACCCAATATGGTAGAAATTTCCGAGAAACAATTACACCATAATCGCCAGATGTTGACCAACTCTGACTGGCATTGTGTGCTGGAATGGATACCTCGAAACAGTGTTCAGAGTTCTGATTGCACAGCAGATATATTATCGTTGATAGCTCCCTGGAAACGAGCCGAAAATGCGAAATGGAAATGGTTACAACCCCTGATGTTTTGGAAATATCGTTGGTTTCAGGAGGGGCGAGAAGTAGTTGGATTAAATAATTTAGCTCTGGTTCACTTTGAGTTTGCAGATGGGAATAGTTCTGGCAACGTTATTCAAGATTTGTACTGGTTTTCTTCTTGGTATCCAACTCAAGTTGTTTACAGCCGTTTTAAGACCCAGTTAACGCCGAATCAGTCATTGTTAAGATGACCAACTTTGCTCTGCCAATGAAAATTTTAGTTGTATATCTGGGCACTCTAGATGAAAGAAACTTACTGGAGAGTGATTTCTATGTCTACGATCCCAATTAGTGCAACATTGGCACAAACAGACAGAGATGCTGTTTTGCAAGCGATCGCTACCATTAAAGAAAAGCTACCATTTTTAGTTGATTTGAGTTCCGACGATCGCAAGGCTTTACCCAAGATGGGAGATAAGAGTCGGGCATTCGTGAGTAAAGCATTAGAGGTGGCGACGCAGAACCCAGAGTTTTTACCGCGATCGTTTGACTTGGAAGAGATGCGGAAGGATGTACAGTTGTTTGAAGCATTGTATCCAGTGTTGTTATCCTTGACGCAATTACAAGAACTTGTGGATGATACTTCTTTGGCAGTGGGTAGTGAAGCTTATGCAGCCGCGTTGCAGGTATATAACTACGCAAAAGCCAGTGGACAAGGGGCGGGTTTAGATGGGGTGGTTGCCGAAATGGGAAAACGATTTACTCGTAAACCCGTAAAGTCCGAGCTTAAAGAACCAATATTGTAAAAAAGAAGTTGGTAATTCCACGTCAAAAGTAAAACTTAGAGCTTCAGAGCTTGAATGTTAGAGTCAAAAGCACGACATTTCAAGTTCTAAAGCTCAACTTCCGAGTTCAGAGGCTCAACGTTCAAGCAAAAAGGTGCAACTTCCGAGTTCAGAGGCTCAACGTTCAAGCAAAAAGGTGCAACTTCCGAGTTCAGAGGCTCAACGTTCGAGCAAAAAGGTGCAACTTCCGAGTTCAGAGGTTCAACGTTCGAGCAAAAAGGTCGGACTTCCGAGTTCAGAGGCTCAACGTTCGAGCAAAAAGGTGCAACTTCCGAGTTCAGAGGTTCAAGCATCTCCTTCAGAACTCGAACATTTGACTTCAGAGGTTAAAGAGTTGAGCGAGAAGTTTAGAATTTGAGTTACAAGAGATATAGCTTACTGGCATAAGGGTTAGACAATGAGTGAAACTCAGACCCAGTTACCGACAGATACATGGATTTGTGCTTCTTGGCAAGAGTATGAGGAAGCGATCGCTAACTTGCTCAATGAGAAGGCAAAGAGTTACTACTATAAGGGGCACATGAGGCTGGAGATGGCACCAGTTAGTTTTGCTCATGGTAAAGACCATGTTGTAATTATTTTTGCGGTGACTCTATTTGCGGCGCTTAAAGGAATAATAGCGACAGGTTTAGACACAACCACCTTTCGTAAAACTGGTGTTCAGGATTGTCAGCCTGATGTGGCTTATTATCTCAGAGAACGCGCCCAAACTATCCCAGCAGGTACAGGAATTGTCAACCTCGATCGCTATCCTGCACCAGATTTAGTGATTGAAATTGCAAAAACATCTCTGCTGGACGACTTGGGTACAAAGCGATCGCTCTATGAAGAGTTAGGCGTTGCTGAATATTGGGTAGTAGATGTTCAAAACGCCCAAATTATTGCTTATGCGATCGCAGAACAAGGTAGTAAACGTATTCAAGAATCACAGGTATTGCCTGGATTGGCAATGTCTATTTTAGAAGAAGCCTTACACCGTAGCCGTGAAATCAATCAATCTGAAGTTGGAGCTTGGTTATTGAGCCAGTTTCAGTAAAAAGTTTGGAGCATTAGCATAACTAACAATCTCAAAACGAATTCGCAAACAACACCGACAAAAATTTGCCAGCAGCCAATAAACGCAAATGCAGCTAGCTCCCCTGTTTCCAATTGTCTATCGTATTCTCCAACCAAGTTTTCCCAATTGCCTTTGGCGTGGAAATCCTCATAGTAAAGCGATCGCACTAACCTTTGATGATGGGCCACATCCTCAATTCACACCCAAAGTTTTGGCAGTGTTAGACCATTACCAGATTACAGCCAGTTTTTTTTGGTTGGGTGTTTGCGTCAACCGTTCACCAGCGATCGCCAAGGCTGTTAGCGATCGCGGCCACTGGATCGGATTACATGGCTACGATCACCGCTCTTTTCCCCTACTTTCCCCAAATCACTTGAAGGACAGTTTAGAAAAAACCCAAGCCGCCATCTACAATGCTTGCAATCTGCAACCTGAACAAGTGCGAGATGTCCGTCCCCCAAATGGTTTTTTTACACCTGCTACTTTAAAATTGTTTTTGCAGTGGAATTACCGCCCAGTCATGTGGAGCGTTGTACCAGAAGATTGGGTGCGCCCAGGTATCAACACTGTGGTGGAGCGAGTTATGCAACAGGTCAAAAATGGTTCGTTGATTGTCTTGCATGATGGTGTTTGCGGTGGAGAAGATGTTGCTGCCATAATTCAAATTCTCATTCCGCAACTGCTACAACAAGGCTATGAGTTTGTGACTGTTGATACTCTGTGGCATCAAGCTAAGACTAATTAAAGTGTTGAAACTGTAGGCTCTTAGAGGTTGAATGAACAAGTGTTTTGCTGCGATCTTAGGCACTTTTAGATCCCCCTAAATCCCCCTTTTAAGGGGGACTTTGATTCTGGTTCCCCCCTTTTTTAAGGGGGGTTAGGGGGGATCTAAAACTTTTGATACCGAAAAGAGGACTTTTCAAACATCCTCTTAGTCTCAGCCAAAAGTTTCAATAACATCGGCAT
Protein-coding sequences here:
- a CDS encoding malic enzyme-like NAD(P)-binding protein, which translates into the protein MADLTPNSSFSLTLRLQIPNRVGMLASITQAIAATGGNLGQIDLIEQTRKESTRDITVDAASTEHAETIVQAVKALPDIKLLSVYDRTFNLHRGGKISITSRIPLKSVSDLAMAYTPGVGRICTAIAQDPEEVYKLTIKQNTVAIVTDGSAVLGLGNLGPAAALPVMEGKAMLFKEFAGLDAFPICLATQDTEEIIQTVKNIAPVFGGVNLEDIAAPRCFEIEKRLRDELDIPVFHDDQHGTAIVTLAALFNSLKLVHKTMAEIRIVINGAGAAGIAIARLLRKAGAEKIWMCDSKGIISNSRTDLTEEKLEFAVKAQGTLAGAMQGADVFIGVSAPGVLTPEMVQSMAKDPIVFAMANPIPEIQPELISKDVAVIATGRSDYPNQINNVLAFPGVFRGALDCRAKTITTTMYLEAANAIASLVKPSDLDREHIIPSVFDERVAKAVAAAVQQAARQEGIARN
- a CDS encoding polysaccharide deacetylase family protein: MQLAPLFPIVYRILQPSFPNCLWRGNPHSKAIALTFDDGPHPQFTPKVLAVLDHYQITASFFWLGVCVNRSPAIAKAVSDRGHWIGLHGYDHRSFPLLSPNHLKDSLEKTQAAIYNACNLQPEQVRDVRPPNGFFTPATLKLFLQWNYRPVMWSVVPEDWVRPGINTVVERVMQQVKNGSLIVLHDGVCGGEDVAAIIQILIPQLLQQGYEFVTVDTLWHQAKTN
- a CDS encoding Uma2 family endonuclease; amino-acid sequence: MSETQTQLPTDTWICASWQEYEEAIANLLNEKAKSYYYKGHMRLEMAPVSFAHGKDHVVIIFAVTLFAALKGIIATGLDTTTFRKTGVQDCQPDVAYYLRERAQTIPAGTGIVNLDRYPAPDLVIEIAKTSLLDDLGTKRSLYEELGVAEYWVVDVQNAQIIAYAIAEQGSKRIQESQVLPGLAMSILEEALHRSREINQSEVGAWLLSQFQ
- a CDS encoding PhoD-like phosphatase, translated to MKYQAGDEFLQQLPLILAGPILKHTEPESVTVWVALKQSCQVELKVYETINDGEALGNCLLEGERSTFALGKNLHVVAITARSQVGCRLTSDRLYAYDLQFTIADQTRQMQQALCSNSLPKVSISYFDHQKPTFVLPPNRLQDLQIVHASCRKPHGHGFDALPILDSLIEASANQPQHRPHQLFMTGDQIYGDDVADPSLWVATTLGDALLGWEEQLPVNGVYCTPQQLPPGERTDVATNQAGLTAGLHNKSEKVNSHLFSLGEYYATYLLAWSPVCWPGAFPKGHQVTRDRHAIKDWNKAVWHLRQFIYTLWKVRRALANIPMYTIFDDHDVSDDWNLNQAWCLRVLGRPLGRRIVQNALLAYTVFQGWGNTPGQFAKGKAGEKLLKAAQAWSASLGMDAKADEAIARYVGMPANDPATGLPILVRDGSVFILDRDPEALTWHYIVRSDCHEVIVLDTRTWRGYPADQKPIAPPMLLCPQAFEQQLVLPLQQVAEETQIQNTFVIAPTNVFGMQVVDWIHHWNLKQEKVFSTDVGDAWNINMEALAKFLTTLFEERQQIVILSGDIHYSSVAHLSYTRTHSNLQSVLVQLTASALKNEETLTRLIHTRLKDWLLPEKMRHWIGQSNPPNMVEISEKQLHHNRQMLTNSDWHCVLEWIPRNSVQSSDCTADILSLIAPWKRAENAKWKWLQPLMFWKYRWFQEGREVVGLNNLALVHFEFADGNSSGNVIQDLYWFSSWYPTQVVYSRFKTQLTPNQSLLR